The Methylomusa anaerophila genome has a segment encoding these proteins:
- the rnhC gene encoding ribonuclease HIII gives MDNDKIRKRIDSLTLDFRQLNLQVVGEKIINYGIQIQISDGTTTIPVNIYSGKKGITVTVGGAENLLKQKISAVIKGEQVELFNTPADSSLNRPYGFEHLPDFDGKWIGIDESGKGDFFGPLVAAAVLVDQATAERLALLGVKDCKTLTDEKSKAFANRIREECANRYIELELIPVQYNNLYSQCKNEGKNLNHLLAWAHAQVLENLLEKETCNYALADQFANPHYTEGQLLTRGKQITLIQTHRAERNIAVAAASVLARDRFLNRMKDLSEKYNLSFPKGATNVLDAARLFVKKYGKDALTEVCKTHFRTYEQI, from the coding sequence ATGGATAATGATAAAATACGTAAACGTATAGATTCATTGACTTTGGATTTTAGGCAGCTGAATCTTCAAGTAGTAGGGGAAAAGATCATAAATTATGGTATCCAAATTCAAATATCCGACGGCACTACAACCATTCCCGTCAATATTTATTCTGGGAAAAAGGGTATCACTGTTACTGTCGGGGGGGCGGAAAATCTTTTAAAACAGAAAATTTCCGCAGTAATTAAAGGCGAGCAGGTCGAACTGTTTAATACGCCTGCTGACTCAAGCTTGAATCGTCCCTATGGGTTTGAGCATTTGCCCGATTTTGACGGCAAATGGATTGGTATCGATGAATCCGGCAAAGGGGATTTCTTTGGACCGCTGGTGGCCGCGGCCGTTCTTGTTGATCAGGCTACGGCCGAGCGTTTAGCTTTGCTGGGGGTTAAAGACTGCAAAACCCTAACAGACGAAAAAAGCAAAGCGTTTGCTAATCGAATCCGGGAAGAATGTGCCAATCGATATATTGAGCTTGAGCTTATTCCAGTTCAATATAATAATCTTTATTCTCAATGCAAAAATGAGGGTAAGAATCTAAATCATCTTTTAGCCTGGGCGCATGCCCAGGTGTTGGAAAATTTACTGGAAAAAGAAACTTGTAACTACGCGTTGGCCGACCAATTCGCTAATCCTCATTATACCGAAGGACAACTATTGACTCGCGGGAAACAAATTACTCTAATACAAACTCATCGGGCGGAACGTAATATAGCCGTTGCTGCGGCATCTGTTTTAGCTCGTGACCGTTTTCTAAATCGAATGAAAGACCTATCGGAAAAATATAATCTGTCTTTCCCTAAAGGGGCGACGAACGTTCTTGATGCTGCAAGATTATTTGTTAAAAAATACGGAAAAGATGCACTCACTGAAGTATGCAAGACTCATTTTAGAACGTACGAACAAATTTAG